A single window of Paenibacillus sp. FSL H8-0537 DNA harbors:
- a CDS encoding TnsD family Tn7-like transposition protein, with protein sequence MSSLAFFPPLYPDEDIRSIIYRYHLMSPNPALRDTKEELFELISHKNPMFPTNLIKLYEKLPYGHPFEPGYFISHHTWGRLISCFLTKADQDNENELVRIPSGNYKAHIYHGTYLFSKQVKYCSTCLHEDYEKYGECYVHRAHQFDFIDCCHLHHVELIDGCPNCMCPLSKDYAEALLSTPRCPRCLSEIKINRIRKQYSIYDYQNTLLEDLYTLNSLSDIIHAEYIQSKIMMKMWELNFIHYRGRFMRSELLKKIVDNHSPAQLEVTGLNASTLLSKHFTARFLNPHHMKAHILFYVQIIRYLFGSVAIFLNYEHPIANPIPFGHGPWECLNSICIQNGKKTIQRCDRKLKISGGSSVTTTFQCVVCGFTYSKRWMRGRQETNNPFIVSMGHLWYEKVLSLYAEGFNSYQIHKETGFSETTISSYIKKLKKSKFILSNENLLLIPPDTVKSFEQMVDTTSDETKEIYRLTLLQTSQINQTNKRLFLLRMHPREYNWLCRNDSAWMDECFPRKKAIRAKIDLHFFDEILSQKIHTIAAVLKEDSNFQIRKYTILNRLSPLEKSRLQSFNEDRLPASHKSLIESIEDIDSYLIRSVERVATKLRSKSSYQNISFDALISYSKLFESCSPKLKIKIEDFLRQYNEDMSDI encoded by the coding sequence TTGTCGAGCTTAGCATTTTTTCCACCACTGTATCCGGACGAAGATATCAGAAGTATTATCTATAGATACCACCTTATGTCACCTAATCCAGCATTGCGAGACACCAAGGAGGAGCTATTTGAATTAATTTCTCACAAAAATCCAATGTTTCCTACTAACTTGATTAAGTTGTACGAAAAATTACCGTATGGTCATCCGTTTGAACCAGGTTATTTTATTAGCCATCACACTTGGGGAAGACTCATTAGTTGTTTTTTAACCAAGGCAGACCAAGACAATGAGAATGAACTTGTTCGTATTCCCAGTGGAAATTATAAAGCTCACATATATCATGGGACATACCTATTTTCAAAACAGGTTAAATATTGCTCTACATGCCTACACGAAGACTATGAGAAATACGGCGAATGTTACGTTCATCGCGCACATCAATTCGATTTTATTGATTGTTGTCATTTGCATCATGTTGAACTGATAGATGGTTGCCCTAATTGTATGTGTCCACTTAGTAAGGACTACGCAGAAGCCTTGTTGTCGACGCCCAGATGCCCTAGATGCCTAAGTGAAATTAAAATAAATAGAATTCGTAAACAATATTCTATATATGACTATCAGAATACTCTACTTGAAGATCTTTATACATTAAACTCTCTGTCGGACATCATTCATGCTGAATATATACAAAGTAAAATTATGATGAAAATGTGGGAGCTTAATTTTATCCATTATCGAGGTCGGTTTATGCGCTCCGAGTTATTGAAAAAAATAGTAGATAACCATAGTCCTGCACAACTAGAGGTCACAGGATTAAATGCTAGTACACTACTATCGAAACATTTTACCGCACGCTTTTTAAACCCGCATCATATGAAGGCGCACATTCTTTTTTATGTCCAGATAATAAGGTATCTTTTCGGTTCAGTAGCAATTTTTTTGAATTATGAGCATCCTATTGCAAATCCAATTCCATTTGGTCATGGTCCATGGGAATGTCTAAACTCTATATGTATTCAGAATGGAAAGAAAACAATTCAAAGATGTGACCGTAAGTTGAAAATCTCAGGAGGGAGTTCAGTTACAACAACATTTCAATGCGTAGTATGCGGGTTTACTTATTCGAAAAGATGGATGCGTGGAAGACAAGAAACCAATAATCCATTTATTGTTTCGATGGGTCATTTATGGTATGAAAAAGTATTATCTTTATATGCAGAAGGATTCAACTCATATCAAATTCATAAGGAAACCGGATTTTCTGAAACCACAATCTCAAGTTATATTAAAAAGCTAAAAAAATCTAAGTTCATTCTTTCTAATGAAAATCTACTATTAATTCCTCCAGACACCGTAAAGAGCTTTGAACAGATGGTCGATACAACTTCTGATGAAACAAAGGAAATATATCGATTGACTCTGTTACAAACTTCCCAGATTAATCAAACAAATAAGCGACTTTTCCTGCTGCGTATGCATCCTCGAGAGTATAATTGGTTATGTAGAAACGATAGCGCATGGATGGATGAGTGTTTTCCAAGGAAAAAAGCAATTAGAGCAAAGATAGATCTTCACTTTTTTGATGAAATACTATCACAAAAGATACATACAATAGCAGCAGTATTAAAAGAGGATTCAAATTTTCAAATTAGGAAATATACAATACTTAATCGGCTATCTCCTTTAGAAAAGTCACGGTTGCAATCATTTAATGAAGATCGATTGCCTGCAAGTCACAAATCACTAATTGAATCCATCGAGGATATAGATTCCTATCTAATTAGGAGTGTAGAAAGAGTTGCCACAAAGCTTAGGAGCAAATCCAGCTATCAAAATATTTCATTTGATGCATTAATAAGTTATTCAAAATTATTTGAGTCATGTAGTCCCAAATTGAAAATAAAAATAGAGGATTTCCTAAGACAGTACAATGAGGATATGAGTGATATTTAA
- a CDS encoding ATP-binding protein, which translates to MDKIIELIEYGYECDYLDFKEKQYHKDKSMDLLMDIMAMANSRHNGDKFIVVGVKDRPEGKEIKGINPKEFIDSSNYVQLVLNNIEPEIQFDYFKYEYKGSVLGIFRVFETDNKPYMMRKKYDRLNEGYCLIRKGSTNMVAKRSDFDYMYLNKGQFEIRFLEQALHAVYDAEGCASIEVAFANTKELPITIIGGILYVHNNQGKELSRHHVYGLDKFMGADFKLAVPPKTEIVGHLMVGFESSDPFRLNIDEHGICAEEYVFELLLVDTREKRYSATMNNARVFVIGDFLWKVKEQKGIPHKFRTHR; encoded by the coding sequence ATGGATAAAATTATTGAATTAATCGAATACGGATATGAGTGCGATTATCTGGATTTCAAAGAGAAACAGTACCATAAAGACAAGAGTATGGATTTACTAATGGATATAATGGCTATGGCCAACTCTCGGCATAATGGAGATAAATTCATAGTTGTTGGAGTCAAGGATCGACCAGAAGGTAAGGAGATAAAGGGAATAAATCCGAAAGAATTTATAGATTCGTCTAATTATGTTCAGCTAGTTCTAAATAACATCGAACCTGAAATACAGTTTGATTATTTCAAATATGAATACAAAGGATCAGTGTTAGGCATTTTTAGAGTTTTTGAAACAGACAATAAGCCGTATATGATGAGAAAGAAATACGATAGACTTAATGAGGGATATTGCTTAATACGTAAAGGAAGTACGAATATGGTGGCTAAACGCAGCGACTTTGATTATATGTATTTAAACAAAGGACAGTTCGAGATAAGATTCCTAGAACAGGCACTACACGCTGTATACGATGCAGAAGGTTGCGCATCTATTGAAGTTGCGTTTGCTAATACAAAAGAATTACCTATTACGATAATCGGTGGCATATTATATGTTCACAATAATCAAGGAAAAGAACTATCTAGGCACCATGTATATGGATTGGATAAATTTATGGGTGCGGATTTCAAATTAGCGGTACCGCCAAAAACAGAAATAGTTGGCCACTTGATGGTTGGTTTTGAATCATCAGATCCATTTAGATTAAATATTGATGAGCACGGAATATGTGCTGAGGAGTACGTATTCGAACTTCTGCTAGTGGATACACGAGAGAAACGATATTCCGCAACTATGAATAATGCAAGAGTTTTTGTGATCGGCGACTTTCTTTGGAAGGTGAAAGAACAGAAGGGGATTCCACATAAGTTTCGGACGCATAGATGA